From a region of the Nonlabens dokdonensis DSW-6 genome:
- a CDS encoding anthranilate synthase component I family protein, with protein MKQRQIHSFTIDKPAIFKKKLLAFYASEKHLIYLESNHGNLKHDTYSALIAVGAIDYIKCDSGNAFERLELFRKDYQDWMFGFLGYDLKNELEQLKSVHEDVTEFPDLYFFVPELVFEFAASQVKIHSYITSQPAANRIIENIKNSNVPVDANFPEQGLLIARDSKAAYLAKAQRFLDHIHRGDIYEANFCTQFYAREASLNSQQAFYDLNNISEPPFAVYAQLGSYHIMSASPERYLKKIGKQLISQPIKGTAKRSFHIIEDDIFKDQLYHDPKERSENVMIVDLVRNDLSKTAVKGSVKVEELFGIYTFKQVHQMISTVVSELGEEYTAIDAIKSTFPMGSMTGAPKISAMEIIEQNESFKRGLYSGAIGYFTPEDDFDFNVVIRTILYNQEKKTLSFSVGSAITAAALPEKEYEECLLKAKALFEVLAKQGFEFEDLS; from the coding sequence ATGAAGCAAAGACAAATTCATAGTTTTACAATAGATAAGCCAGCAATTTTTAAAAAGAAATTGCTGGCTTTTTATGCTTCAGAAAAACATTTGATATATCTAGAAAGTAATCATGGAAACCTGAAACACGATACTTATTCTGCCCTTATTGCTGTAGGAGCCATAGATTACATTAAGTGTGATTCTGGTAATGCTTTTGAACGTTTAGAGTTATTTAGGAAAGATTATCAAGACTGGATGTTTGGGTTTTTAGGCTATGATCTTAAAAACGAGCTAGAGCAATTAAAAAGTGTTCATGAAGATGTTACCGAGTTTCCAGATTTGTATTTTTTTGTCCCAGAACTGGTTTTTGAATTTGCAGCATCTCAAGTAAAGATTCATAGTTATATTACTTCTCAACCAGCGGCAAATAGAATTATAGAGAATATTAAAAACAGTAATGTTCCAGTCGATGCAAATTTTCCAGAGCAAGGACTTTTGATTGCTAGAGATTCTAAAGCTGCTTATCTGGCAAAAGCGCAAAGGTTTCTAGATCATATTCATCGTGGAGATATCTATGAAGCAAATTTTTGTACTCAGTTTTATGCAAGAGAGGCTTCTTTAAATTCGCAACAGGCATTTTACGACCTAAATAATATTAGTGAACCACCATTTGCTGTTTATGCTCAATTAGGCTCCTATCATATAATGAGTGCAAGTCCAGAAAGGTATTTAAAAAAGATAGGGAAGCAACTCATTTCTCAACCTATCAAGGGAACAGCAAAAAGATCTTTTCACATCATTGAAGATGATATTTTCAAGGATCAACTTTATCATGACCCAAAGGAAAGATCAGAAAATGTAATGATTGTAGACTTAGTAAGAAATGATCTTTCTAAAACAGCAGTCAAAGGCTCTGTTAAGGTTGAGGAACTTTTTGGAATATATACGTTCAAGCAAGTACACCAAATGATCAGTACGGTAGTTTCTGAGTTAGGTGAAGAATATACCGCAATTGATGCGATAAAAAGTACTTTCCCCATGGGAAGCATGACCGGAGCGCCTAAAATAAGTGCGATGGAAATTATTGAGCAAAATGAATCCTTTAAAAGAGGTTTGTATAGTGGTGCGATAGGCTATTTTACACCTGAGGATGATTTTGATTTTAATGTAGTCATAAGAACGATTTTGTATAACCAAGAAAAGAAAACTCTTTCATTTTCAGTAGGAAGTGCTATAACGGCTGCTGCTCTTCCAGAAAAGGAATATGAGGAGTGTTTGCTTAAAGCAAAAGCTCTTTTTGAGGTGCTTGCAAAACAAGGTTTTGAATTTGAAGATTTATCCTAA
- a CDS encoding protein-disulfide reductase DsbD family protein: MRKLLFALTALISLQLFAQEDPTTWTTEVNKLSDTEYELVTTAIIEPGWHLYSQTSVGDRGPIATTISFYEVENKIELVGINKETGSYAEFSPVWEFNVYQFSDIAVFKQKIKVLDPNLKYIVGEAYFMTCDEERCLRPTGKPLIYKLDSNAQVPEGAEDVIERYLDEELEPMLAQAAPESEIPVKDGHKAPDQEVETPKKKDKEEALEEDEEEDRSLWGIFIIAFLSGFAALLTPCVFPMIPLTVSFFTKQSKNRAKGISNAILYGIFIIVIYVLLGTVVTAIFGSESLNELSTNVYFNIVFFLILVVFAISFLGAFEITLPQSWANKADEKANRGGIAGIFFMALALAIVSFSCTGPIVGSLIVEAASKGGLAPVIGMLGFSLAIALPFALFAIFPGWMNSLPKSGGWLNTVKVVLGFLELALALKFLSAADLVYQTHFIEREVFITIWIAIFGGLALYLFGKIKLPHDGPEESISVGRLILGLVVLTFTIYMIPGLWGAPLKIISGFPPPLNYAESPYGVGYTKLELNKKVPEGAHLAVHDIIAFHDYDKGLAYAQKVDKPILIDFTGWACVNCRKMEERVWSEPRILNMLKNDFVLISLYVDDRNKLPENEQYVSKETGKKVRTIGDKWMEFQRNNYETAAQPLYVIKDSKGNDVGDPIDYTPEVDIYEAWLRKGIK; encoded by the coding sequence ATGAGAAAGCTTCTATTTGCTTTAACAGCCCTCATTTCTTTACAACTATTTGCACAAGAAGATCCTACAACGTGGACTACTGAGGTAAATAAATTGTCTGATACAGAATATGAACTGGTAACAACTGCTATTATAGAACCAGGATGGCATTTATATTCACAAACATCTGTAGGTGATCGAGGTCCTATTGCAACAACTATTAGTTTTTATGAAGTAGAGAATAAAATCGAGTTGGTGGGAATTAATAAGGAAACTGGTTCTTATGCTGAGTTTTCTCCGGTATGGGAATTTAACGTGTATCAATTTTCAGATATTGCTGTTTTTAAGCAAAAAATTAAGGTGCTCGATCCTAATTTAAAATATATTGTAGGTGAAGCTTATTTCATGACTTGTGATGAGGAACGTTGTTTAAGACCTACAGGAAAACCGCTTATTTACAAGTTAGATTCTAATGCACAAGTACCAGAAGGTGCTGAGGATGTCATAGAACGTTATTTAGACGAAGAGCTAGAACCTATGCTAGCACAAGCAGCTCCAGAATCAGAAATCCCAGTTAAGGATGGCCATAAAGCGCCTGATCAAGAAGTAGAAACACCAAAAAAAAAAGATAAAGAAGAAGCTTTAGAAGAGGACGAGGAGGAAGATCGTAGTCTTTGGGGAATTTTTATCATTGCATTTTTGTCAGGTTTTGCTGCCTTGTTAACACCTTGTGTTTTTCCTATGATTCCTCTTACGGTGAGTTTTTTCACTAAGCAGAGTAAGAATAGAGCAAAGGGAATTTCCAATGCTATTTTATATGGTATTTTCATAATTGTTATTTACGTCTTATTAGGAACTGTTGTTACTGCTATATTTGGTTCGGAGTCGTTAAATGAATTAAGTACCAATGTGTACTTTAATATTGTGTTTTTTTTGATTCTTGTGGTTTTTGCGATATCGTTTCTTGGAGCTTTTGAAATTACGTTACCACAATCTTGGGCTAACAAAGCAGACGAAAAAGCAAATCGAGGCGGCATAGCTGGAATTTTCTTTATGGCGTTAGCACTCGCTATAGTTTCATTCTCTTGTACAGGGCCAATAGTAGGTTCTTTAATTGTAGAGGCAGCTTCTAAAGGAGGATTAGCTCCAGTTATAGGAATGCTTGGTTTTTCACTAGCGATTGCATTGCCGTTTGCCTTATTTGCGATCTTTCCAGGTTGGATGAATTCGTTGCCTAAATCTGGTGGCTGGTTGAATACAGTAAAAGTGGTATTAGGATTTTTAGAACTCGCTTTAGCACTCAAATTCTTATCTGCTGCAGACTTGGTTTATCAAACTCATTTTATAGAAAGGGAAGTCTTTATTACCATCTGGATAGCAATTTTTGGTGGGTTAGCTCTTTATTTATTTGGTAAGATTAAGTTACCTCATGACGGTCCCGAGGAAAGTATTTCTGTAGGTAGACTGATATTAGGATTAGTGGTTCTCACTTTTACGATTTACATGATTCCAGGTCTTTGGGGAGCACCTTTAAAAATTATTTCAGGTTTTCCGCCACCTTTAAATTATGCTGAATCTCCATATGGAGTAGGGTACACAAAACTTGAATTGAATAAGAAAGTTCCTGAAGGCGCTCATCTAGCTGTTCATGATATCATAGCCTTTCATGATTATGATAAAGGTCTTGCTTATGCCCAAAAAGTTGATAAGCCTATATTAATCGATTTCACAGGTTGGGCATGTGTGAACTGTCGTAAAATGGAAGAGCGTGTATGGAGTGAGCCAAGAATTTTAAACATGTTAAAGAATGATTTTGTACTCATATCGCTTTATGTGGATGACAGAAATAAGCTTCCTGAGAATGAACAATATGTTTCAAAAGAGACTGGAAAAAAGGTAAGGACAATTGGAGACAAGTGGATGGAATTTCAAAGAAATAATTATGAGACTGCTGCGCAACCTTTGTATGTAATTAAAGATTCCAAAGGTAATGATGTAGGAGATCCAATAGATTATACTCCAGAGGTAGATATTTACGAAGCTTGGTTAAGGAAAGGAATTAAATAA
- a CDS encoding OmpA family protein, producing MKKLLTLSLLAFSLVLNAQTTEDTESKSQQLKKWAIDIGAGVHKPVRPVSTGSFTNTPSLFQVDLGVRYMFNNKFGLNADFGYNDFRADENSRNEFDSNYYRFTLEGVINAGQFFGLNEVSNSKVGILLHGGMGVSILNVEVPIDDRDHMLNFQAGITPQLRLTDNLVLFGDLSAIGHVRQDYTFDGLPRRELRGFDGFLVNASIGLTFYLGDGNVPADFADDPLKAKVDEIAAKMDKMAMENADDDQDGVPNYLDRDNTTESGVRVDNKGRALDLNKNGIPDDMESGLDTRYATSSDLQAAVSGNNGANGNSRDLIKQLINEGYVNVYFKFNSTKPATYSLSAMNTIVKYMKDNPSASATLTGYADEIGSPEYNKNLSERRAKMVYDVLIAAGIDANRLSHNGDGEDASVNKNSAEARQLVRRVTFRVN from the coding sequence ATGAAAAAATTACTTACATTATCGTTATTGGCGTTTAGCCTCGTGTTAAATGCACAAACGACAGAAGACACAGAATCAAAATCTCAACAGTTAAAAAAATGGGCAATAGACATAGGCGCTGGTGTTCATAAACCAGTGAGACCTGTTTCTACAGGTTCTTTCACTAACACTCCATCTTTATTTCAAGTCGATTTAGGTGTGAGATATATGTTTAACAATAAATTTGGTTTAAATGCAGATTTTGGATACAACGATTTTAGAGCTGATGAGAATAGCCGAAATGAATTTGATTCCAACTACTATAGATTCACTTTAGAAGGTGTTATAAATGCAGGACAATTTTTTGGATTGAATGAAGTTTCAAACAGCAAAGTTGGAATTCTTTTGCATGGTGGTATGGGTGTATCGATATTAAATGTAGAGGTGCCTATAGATGATAGAGATCATATGTTAAATTTTCAAGCAGGTATAACACCACAATTACGCTTGACTGATAATTTAGTTCTTTTCGGTGATTTATCCGCGATAGGACATGTAAGACAAGATTATACTTTTGATGGATTACCACGCAGAGAGTTAAGAGGTTTCGATGGTTTTTTAGTTAATGCATCAATAGGTTTAACTTTTTACTTAGGTGACGGAAACGTTCCTGCAGACTTTGCTGATGATCCTTTGAAAGCTAAAGTGGATGAAATAGCAGCGAAAATGGATAAAATGGCTATGGAAAATGCTGATGACGATCAAGATGGTGTACCAAACTACTTAGATAGAGACAACACTACTGAAAGTGGTGTACGTGTTGATAACAAAGGTAGAGCTCTTGATCTTAACAAAAATGGAATTCCAGATGATATGGAAAGTGGTCTAGATACAAGATATGCTACATCTTCAGATCTTCAAGCAGCAGTTTCTGGTAATAATGGAGCAAATGGAAATAGTAGAGATTTAATTAAGCAATTAATTAATGAAGGTTATGTAAATGTATACTTCAAATTCAATAGTACAAAACCAGCGACTTATTCTTTAAGTGCAATGAATACTATTGTTAAGTACATGAAAGACAATCCATCTGCAAGCGCAACTTTAACTGGTTATGCTGATGAAATCGGTAGTCCAGAATATAACAAAAATCTTTCTGAGCGTAGAGCAAAAATGGTTTATGACGTATTGATTGCGGCTGGAATAGATGCAAATAGATTATCTCATAACGGTGATGGTGAAGACGCTTCTGTAAATAAAAACAGCGCTGAAGCTAGACAATTAGTAAGAAGAGTTACTTTTAGAGTAAACTAA
- a CDS encoding SDR family oxidoreductase, whose translation MKNNLLITGAAGFIGSNLSEYFCKKGYDVLALDNLSTGHFKNIEHLASYPNFKFIEGDIRDVTTCDAAVKGRDFVMHQAALGSVPRSLKDPITSNEVNVGGFLNMLVASNNAGVKKMIYAASSSTYGDSQELPKKEGIIGKPLSPYAVTKFVNELYAGVFYKSYGFNAIGLRYFNVFGRKQSPEGAYAAVIPLFTKKLMNKESPIINGDGSFSRDFTYIDNVIQANERAMLSTNPKSANNIFNVACGEQTDLNSLVDLLKEALSRYDESIKDVEVIYGPTRDGDIPHSLASIQKAKEIIEYDPKYDIKKGLNLAVDWYWNNL comes from the coding sequence ATGAAAAACAACCTATTAATTACAGGAGCAGCAGGTTTCATAGGTAGTAATTTATCAGAATACTTTTGTAAAAAAGGTTACGATGTTTTAGCTCTTGATAATCTTTCTACTGGTCATTTTAAGAATATTGAGCATCTAGCAAGCTATCCTAATTTTAAATTTATTGAAGGAGATATTAGAGATGTAACAACATGTGATGCAGCTGTTAAAGGAAGAGATTTTGTTATGCATCAAGCGGCGTTAGGAAGCGTGCCAAGGTCACTCAAAGATCCTATAACCTCTAACGAAGTTAACGTTGGAGGTTTCTTGAATATGCTAGTCGCTTCTAATAACGCAGGAGTTAAAAAAATGATTTACGCTGCAAGTTCTTCTACCTATGGAGATTCTCAGGAACTACCTAAGAAGGAAGGGATTATAGGTAAGCCTTTATCCCCTTATGCTGTTACTAAATTTGTTAACGAGCTATATGCTGGTGTTTTTTATAAATCTTATGGGTTTAATGCGATAGGTTTACGTTATTTTAATGTTTTTGGTAGAAAACAAAGTCCCGAAGGCGCTTATGCCGCAGTAATACCTCTTTTTACAAAAAAGCTTATGAACAAAGAATCTCCAATTATTAATGGTGATGGTTCTTTTTCACGCGATTTTACCTATATAGATAATGTGATTCAAGCTAACGAAAGAGCAATGCTTTCTACTAACCCTAAATCAGCTAATAATATTTTTAATGTAGCGTGCGGAGAACAAACCGATTTGAATTCCTTAGTTGACCTACTTAAAGAAGCTCTTTCTCGATATGATGAGTCAATAAAAGATGTCGAGGTTATTTACGGTCCTACAAGAGATGGAGATATACCACATTCATTAGCCTCCATCCAGAAAGCAAAAGAAATCATTGAGTATGACCCTAAATACGATATCAAAAAAGGGCTAAATCTGGCAGTAGATTGGTATTGGAATAATTTGTAA
- the tilS gene encoding tRNA lysidine(34) synthetase TilS has translation MLERFKKHIKTNFPEILSSEIAVACSGGKDSVVLAHLLHACKLKLELIHCNFNLRGAESDQDEDFVKALATRLEHKIHIVHFDTTNVAEQGGISIQMAARDLRYEAFNTIVSDNKIAHVLVAHHIDDQLETFLINLGRGAGIHGLTGIRDRNGIILRPLLDFSSKEIEEYALQNKIKWREDSSNASTKYLRNKLRHDLIPLLKEVLPHLDNNFSKTLSYLKDSELLLDVEVARFRESGTKINNGNLFINIEKLKATVQPSAYLFELLREYSFHMPDALELLDAENGKYLVAGSMQLIKNNSFLELRKIEAIPIVDQEIELKNGVVSIPEGQLSINIISTEEPKKFLQTVLPNPNKLLLDASLVQGILKLRTWKHGDRMSPYGMKGTKLISDILTDAKISSLKREKSLVLENGSDIIWLLGIRASKHYSITENTKSIIEITLEL, from the coding sequence ATGCTAGAAAGGTTCAAAAAACATATCAAAACTAACTTTCCTGAGATTCTTTCCAGTGAAATTGCCGTGGCTTGTAGTGGAGGAAAGGATAGTGTTGTGTTGGCCCATCTATTACATGCATGTAAGCTCAAGTTGGAACTCATTCACTGTAATTTTAATTTGAGAGGAGCAGAGAGTGATCAAGATGAGGATTTTGTCAAAGCACTTGCAACTCGTTTAGAACATAAAATACATATTGTTCATTTTGACACCACTAATGTTGCTGAGCAAGGAGGAATCAGTATTCAAATGGCAGCTAGAGATTTGAGATATGAGGCATTTAATACTATAGTGTCAGATAATAAAATAGCTCATGTATTAGTAGCACATCACATAGACGATCAATTAGAAACCTTTCTAATTAACTTAGGTCGTGGCGCTGGAATTCATGGTTTGACTGGTATAAGAGATCGCAATGGCATCATCTTACGCCCTTTATTAGATTTTTCTAGTAAGGAAATTGAGGAGTATGCACTTCAAAACAAAATCAAATGGCGAGAAGACAGTAGCAACGCCTCAACAAAATACCTGCGCAATAAACTACGTCACGATCTAATTCCCTTGCTTAAGGAAGTTTTGCCTCATCTAGATAATAACTTTTCAAAAACTCTTAGTTATCTTAAAGATTCAGAATTGTTATTAGATGTTGAGGTAGCCCGCTTTCGCGAAAGCGGAACTAAAATAAATAATGGTAATCTCTTTATAAATATTGAAAAGTTAAAAGCTACTGTCCAGCCAAGTGCTTATCTTTTTGAGCTTCTCAGAGAATACTCATTTCATATGCCTGATGCTCTAGAATTACTAGATGCCGAAAACGGAAAGTATTTAGTTGCTGGTTCTATGCAATTAATTAAGAATAATTCTTTTTTGGAACTAAGAAAGATCGAGGCAATTCCCATAGTTGATCAAGAAATTGAACTTAAAAACGGTGTTGTATCAATTCCAGAAGGGCAATTAAGTATCAATATAATATCAACCGAGGAGCCTAAAAAGTTTTTACAAACCGTTTTACCAAACCCAAATAAATTACTTCTAGATGCTAGTTTGGTTCAAGGTATCTTAAAGTTGAGAACTTGGAAACATGGTGATCGCATGAGTCCTTATGGTATGAAGGGAACTAAATTAATAAGTGATATATTAACAGATGCTAAAATTTCTTCTTTAAAACGAGAAAAATCATTAGTATTGGAAAACGGTAGCGACATCATCTGGCTATTAGGAATAAGAGCCAGTAAACATTACAGCATTACAGAAAACACAAAATCAATTATAGAAATAACCCTAGAATTATGA
- the rfbB gene encoding dTDP-glucose 4,6-dehydratase, with translation MSKKILISGGAGFIGSHVIRKFLLKYPDYLIYNLDALTYAGNLQNLTDIQDFENYFFIKGNITDSSFIESLFKENEFDYVIHLAAESHVDRSIKDPLIFAKTNILGTLNLLEAFKKYSDFKDGLFYHISTDEVYGSLGAEGLFTEQTAYDPNSPYSASKASSDHFVRAYGETYKMPYVISNCSNNYGSFQFPEKLIPLFINNIINNKNLPVYGDGNYTRDWLYVKDHADAIDVVFHNGVNGETYNIGGHNEWKNIDLVRLLCTKMDMFLNRKKGESEKLITFVKDRPGHDLRYAIDASKINNELGWQPSLNFEEGLEKTIKWYLENQKWLENIVNGEYLNYYNQQYSQK, from the coding sequence ATGTCTAAAAAAATTTTAATCTCTGGTGGAGCCGGATTTATAGGTTCTCATGTTATTCGAAAATTTCTCTTAAAATATCCAGATTATTTAATATATAATTTAGATGCCTTAACATATGCCGGAAATCTGCAAAATTTAACCGATATTCAAGATTTCGAGAATTATTTTTTTATAAAAGGAAACATTACGGATAGCAGTTTTATTGAAAGCCTCTTCAAAGAGAATGAGTTTGATTATGTCATCCATTTAGCTGCCGAATCTCATGTTGATCGATCTATAAAAGATCCTTTGATTTTTGCAAAAACTAATATTTTAGGCACTTTAAATTTATTGGAAGCCTTCAAGAAGTACAGTGACTTCAAAGATGGTCTATTCTACCACATTAGTACTGATGAAGTTTATGGTAGTCTCGGCGCTGAGGGATTGTTTACAGAGCAAACCGCATATGATCCCAATTCTCCCTATTCTGCATCAAAGGCAAGTTCTGACCACTTTGTAAGAGCCTATGGAGAAACTTATAAAATGCCATACGTTATTTCAAACTGTTCAAATAATTATGGTTCCTTTCAATTTCCAGAAAAATTAATCCCGCTTTTTATCAATAATATCATTAATAATAAAAATCTGCCTGTTTATGGCGATGGTAATTATACTCGTGACTGGTTATATGTGAAGGATCATGCAGATGCCATTGATGTTGTTTTTCATAATGGTGTTAACGGTGAAACATACAACATAGGTGGTCACAATGAATGGAAGAATATCGATCTCGTTCGATTACTTTGTACTAAAATGGACATGTTTTTGAATCGTAAGAAAGGGGAAAGTGAGAAATTAATAACTTTTGTAAAGGATAGGCCAGGTCATGATTTGAGATATGCAATCGACGCATCTAAGATTAATAATGAATTAGGTTGGCAACCTTCTTTAAATTTTGAGGAAGGTCTTGAGAAAACGATAAAGTGGTATTTAGAAAATCAAAAGTGGCTTGAGAATATCGTAAATGGAGAATACCTAAATTACTATAATCAACAATACTCTCAAAAATGA
- the rfbA gene encoding glucose-1-phosphate thymidylyltransferase RfbA: MKGIILAGGSGTRLHPLTLAVSKQLLPIYDKPMIYYPLSVLMLSGIRDILIISTPHDLPSFERLLGDGNQLGLRLFYKVQPSPDGLAQAFILGEEFISNDSVALVLGDNIFYGAGLQAKLQSAIKEVVDNKKAIVFGNYVNDPERYGVASFDNSGKVTSIEEKPLSPKSNYAVVGLYFYPNSVIEIAKGLKPSKRGELEITSVNQHYLTKEMLEMKILSRGFAWLDTGTHEALTEATEFVKAVEKRTGLKIACIEEIALNNGWIDKNQLLNRVKNLKGDYYDYVKRLCRH; this comes from the coding sequence ATGAAAGGAATTATTTTAGCAGGTGGCTCAGGAACAAGGTTACATCCATTAACATTAGCAGTTAGTAAACAGTTATTACCTATCTATGATAAGCCTATGATTTATTATCCATTATCGGTGCTTATGCTATCTGGTATCAGGGATATCTTGATTATATCTACTCCTCATGACTTACCGAGTTTTGAAAGGTTGTTAGGAGATGGAAATCAATTAGGTCTACGATTATTCTATAAGGTACAACCGAGTCCTGATGGGCTAGCACAAGCTTTTATTTTAGGAGAAGAATTTATAAGTAATGATTCTGTTGCGTTAGTTTTAGGGGATAATATTTTTTATGGAGCTGGCTTGCAAGCAAAATTACAAAGTGCTATAAAGGAAGTTGTAGATAATAAAAAAGCAATTGTCTTTGGCAATTATGTAAACGATCCAGAACGTTACGGTGTAGCCTCCTTTGACAACTCTGGTAAAGTTACTTCTATAGAGGAAAAGCCACTGTCGCCAAAATCTAATTACGCAGTTGTAGGCTTATATTTTTATCCTAATTCTGTAATTGAGATAGCTAAAGGTTTAAAACCTTCAAAACGAGGAGAGTTAGAGATAACATCTGTCAATCAGCATTATCTTACAAAAGAGATGTTAGAGATGAAAATTCTTAGTAGGGGTTTTGCGTGGCTTGATACCGGGACTCACGAAGCTTTAACCGAAGCAACAGAGTTTGTCAAGGCTGTTGAAAAACGTACAGGTTTAAAAATAGCTTGCATTGAAGAGATTGCTTTAAATAATGGTTGGATTGATAAGAACCAATTATTAAACAGAGTGAAAAATCTTAAAGGAGACTACTATGATTATGTAAAAAGGCTTTGTAGGCATTAA